One Buteo buteo chromosome 5, bButBut1.hap1.1, whole genome shotgun sequence DNA window includes the following coding sequences:
- the CASZ1 gene encoding zinc finger protein castor homolog 1 isoform X2: protein MKVDYLSEFGFRLSDYAERTICTDAASGKPTMAAKRKGGLKLNAICAKLSRQVVFDHGGAEQARADKGPQRESSNKDLPQPGTKELGTEFSDGLSRVQKIEEDKRREVIEKWVNGEYNEEPLPGRAEGKECKGAESVEVPPEGVYMVQPKGCSDEEDNGDEVDALRGSQDGNFLDDRDSDGPASKDDAYRSSSGETGSKLGGGTASGEASSLRDYAATTMNEFLGMFGYDDQNMRDELARKISFDKLNAATSEATATAASLPGEDAMSKRARFSKYEEYIRKLKAGEQLSWPMHLAKSEELGSKLGKETSSVLAQPIRVPGPDASMLTETKATILPLPSPSSSQMQGLMSRASKYDFFIQKLKTGESIRPQNGNTYKKASKYDLENVKYLHLFKPGEGSPDMGGAIAFKTGKVGRPSKYDVRNIQKLTPVKAPTPSLAPAPLASTPSSTPVAGPEQSVSLPFNTPEYLKSTFSKTDSITTGTVSTVKNGLPTDKPAVSEDVNIYQKYIARFSGSQHCGHIHCAYQYREHYHCLDPECNYQRFTSKQDVIRHYNMHKKRDNSLQHGFMRFSPLDDCSVYYHGCHLNGKSTHYHCMQVGCNKVYTSTSDVMTHENFHKKNTQLINDGFQRFRATEDCGTVECQFYGQKTTHFHCRRPGCTFTFKNKCDIEKHKSYHIKDDAYAKDGFKKFYKYEECKYEGCVYSKATNHFHCIRAGCGFTFTSTSQMTSHKRKHERRHIRSSGVLGLPASLLGSKDNEQEESSNDDLIDFSAMSSKNSSLSASPTSQQSSVSLIVPAAPSSAAELASSQASKSANSMTPATKISGLLSQALPSNIPLALALSNSALPGTAGSFFPIIPSRVSTPLPASSANLMTAGSSGSNPTSSAPTDSSSQAISGSGEPAATSSPAPAASIMERISASKGLISPMMARLAAAALKPSVALEAGNGQPAAPGRFNPVQVKQEPVEAMGSSSATSQDSLQEHSLDLSVKDHGNESNGHTVSANSSLLSSLMNKMSKTSASLGNLLNIKTEGDGSQAGAGEPTQYLGKAVKALVQEKLSEPWKMYLRRFGTKDFCDAQCDFLHKVHFHCVVEECGALFSTLDGAIKHANFHFRTEGGTVKSNAESTFSTTTENKASLAPSSPSATSVTMASAPALDVPTPSPATVPSAPTLLAWKQLASTIPQMPQIPASVPNLATSPLATTSLENAKPQVKPGFLQFQENDPCLATDCKYANKFHFHCLFGNCKYVCKTSGKAESHCLDHINPNNNLVNVRDQFAYYSLQCLCPNQHCEFRMRGHYHCLRPGCYFVTNITTKLPWHVKKHEKAERRAANGFKYFTKREECGRLGCKYNQVNSHFHCIREGCQFSFLLKHQMTSHARKHMRRMLGKNFDRVPTQVIGHTPRNENLPQVGSMAPSPASSGTPASFQGPPSMMDTETDEYMDYTGCSPGGISSESSNMDRSCSSTPVGNESTSAGCLVPSTATAAADDATHNAPQPQPPSLPPSFSQALLRSPLPTLPYLFSPSCLSYSLLSATLGSSRGIVMPAASTTGFSPIIATPTPVKSDVPLVQDAAGNTITMPTASGAKKRFWIIEDMSPFGKRRKTASSRKMLDEGMMLEGFRRYDLYEDCKDSSCQFSLKVTHYHCTRENCGYKFCGRTHMYKHAQHHDRVDNLVLDDFKRFKSSLSCNFPDCQFSGNSTHFHCLRCGFRCTDSTKVTAHRKHHGKQDVISAAGFCQFSSSVDCEVPDCKYKLKCSHFHCTYPGCKHTVVGMSQMDSHKRKHEKQERGELPAISPGPEGLAHSTLEYDIQNSSINLDSSLNLSTDNNSSLFFLQNAAGVGLNDSLDLSKKQSEVTEGPSPSRAGTAPQERGAVASGSGDVEDEDDSSQEDEEDDEEEMNEEEEDDEEEDDDDDDEEDDEEEDLNTDSEESLPDPEGLATKEDGEPEEAASSTDHGDASRPQGEPALSPAPTPAPAAAPASTIAPAASP, encoded by the exons GGCACGAGCGGACAAGGGGCCGCAGCGGGAAAGCAGCAACAAGGACCTGCCTCAGCCTGGGACCAAGGAGCTGGGGACAGAGTTTTCAGATGGACTCAGCCGCGTGCAGAAGATCGAGGAGGACAAAAGGAGGGAGGTGATTGAGAAGTGGGTGAACGGGGAATACAACGAGGAGCCCTTGCCGGGGCGAGCGGAGGGCAAGGAATGTAAGGGCGCTGAGAGCGTGGAGGTGCCCCCTGAAGGGGTTTACATGGTGCAGCCCAAGGGCTGCAGTGACGAGGAAGATAACGGGGACGAGGTGGACGCTCTGAGGGGCTCGCAGGATGGCAACTTCTTGGACGACAGGGATTCAGACGGGCCGGCCTCGAAGGACGATGCCTACCGGTCCTCCAGTGGCGAGACAGGCTCCAAGCTCGGGGGAGGAACCGCCTCAG GGGAAGCTTCATCGCTGCGAGATTATGCCGCCACCACCATGAATGAGTTCCTGGGCATGTTCGGCTATGATGATCAGAACATGCGGGATGAGCTGGCCCGCAAGATCAGCTTTGACAAGCTGAACGCTGCTACCTCAGAGGCCACTGCAACTGCTGCCTCTCTCCCTGGCGAAGACGCCATGAGCAAACGAGCCCGCTTCTCCAAGTATGAGGAGTACATCCGCAAACTGAAAGCTGGAGAACAGCTCTCTTGGCCCATGCACTTGGCCAAATCTGAGGAGCTGGGCTCCAAGCTAGGCAAAGAAACTTcctcagtgctggcacagcccaTTCGGGTGCCAGGTCCAGATGCCTCCATGCTGACGGAGACCAAAGCCACCATCCTGCCACTGCCCTCTCCCAGCAGTTCCCAGATGCAGGGCCTGATGTCACGGGCCTCCAAATATGACTTCTTCATTCAGAAGCTGAAGACGGGTGAGAGCATCAGGCCGCAAAATGGCAACACTTACAAGAAGGCCTCCAAGTATGACCTAGAAAATGTCAAGTACTTGCACCTTTTCAAGCCTGGAGAAGGAAGCCCAGATATGGGAGGAGCCATCGCCTTCAAGACAGGCAAGGTAGGCCGGCCTTCCAAGTATGATGTGAGGAACATTCAGAAGCTTACTCCAGTAAAAGCTCCAACACCCAGCCTGGCCCCTGCTCCCCTTGCCAGTACCCCCAGCAGCACTCCTGTGGCTGGGCCAGAGCAGTCCGTCTCATTGCCATTCAACACTCCCGAGTACCTGAAATCAACTTTCTCCAAGACAGACTCCATCACAACTGGAACAGTCTCTACAGTAAA GAATGGATTACCCACTGACAAACCAGCTGTCAGCGAAGACGTAAATATTTACCAGAAGTATATTGCCAG GTTCTCTGGCAGTCAGCACTGTGGACATATACACTGTGCATACCAGTATAGAGAACATTACCACTGCCTTGACCCAGAGTGCAACTACCAG AGATTCACTAGTAAACAGGATGTGATTCGGCATTACAACATGCACAAGAAACGTGATAATTCCCTCCAGCACGGCTTCATGCGCTTCAGCCCCTTGGATGACTGTAGCGTGTACTATCATGGCTGCCACCTGAATGGGAAAAGCACACACTACCACTGCATGCAG GTGGGTTGTAACAAGGTCTATACAAGCACCTCCGACGTGATGACCCATGAGAACTTTCACAAGAAGAACACCCAGCTCATCAATGATGGGTTCCAGCGGTTCCGTGCCACGGAGGACTGCGGCACTGTGGAATGCCAGTTCTACGGACAGAAAACCACTCACTTTCACTGCAG GCGACCTGGGTGTACATTCACCTTCAAGAACAAGTGTGACATTGAGAAGCACAAGAGCTACCACATCAAAGATGATGCCTATGCCAAGGATGGTTTCAAGAAGTTCTACAAGTATGAGGAATGCAAGTATGAGGGCTGTGTCTACAGCAAGGCCACCAACCACTTCCACTGCATAAGGGCAGGCTGTGGCTTCACCTTCACCTCCACCAGCCAGATGACCTCCCATAAACGCAAACATGAGCGCCGGCACATCCGGAGCTCAGGAGTGCTgggcctgcctgcctctctcctcGGGTCCAAGGATAATGAGCAAGAGGAGTCCAGTAATGATGACCTTATTGACTTCTCCGCTATGAGCTCGAAGAACTCCAGCCTGAGTGCCTCCCCCACCAGTCAACAGTCTTCCGTTTCTCTCATAGTCCCAGCTGCACcgtcctctgctgctgagctggctTCCTCACAGGCCAGCAAGTCTGCCAACAGCATGACACCAGCCACCAAGATCTCTGGCCTGCTCTCCCAGGCTCTTCCCAGCAATATACCCTTGGCCCTGGCACTCTCCAACTCAGCACTTCCTGGAACAGCTGGATCCTTCTTCCCCATCATCCCCAGTCGGGTCTCTACACCACTTCCTGCCAGCTCAGCTAATCTGATGACTGCTGGTTCTTCTGGCTCCAATCCAACATCATCTGCTCCTACGGATTCCTCATCCCAGGCCATTTCAGGATCTGGTGAGCCAGCGGCTACTTCTTCTCCAGCTCCAGCGGCATCTATAATGGAAAGGATCTCTGCTAGCAAGGGATTAATCTCTCCTATGatggccaggctggcagcagctgcacTCAAGCCCTCTGTAGCACTTGAAGCAG GGAATGGACAACCAGCAGCTCCTGGACGGTTCAATCCAGTTCAGGTGAAGCAGGAACCTGTGGAGGCTATGGGATCATCATCCGCCACCAGTCAGGACTCCTTGCAGGAGCACAGCTTGGACCTGAGCGTCAAGGATCACGG TAATGAATCAAATGGCCACACAGTCTCGGCAAATTCATCTCTTTTATCCTCGCTTATGAATAAG ATGTCCAAGACCAGTGCCAGCCTTGGCAACCTGCTGAACATTAAGACAGAAGGAGatggcagccaggctggggctggagagccAACACAGTACTTGGGCAAGGCAGTGAAGGCACTTGTCCAGGAGAAGCTCTCTGAGCCATGGAAGATGTACCTGCGCCG GTTTGGTACCAAGGATTTCTGCGATGCACAGTGTGATTTTCTCCATAAGGTGCATTTCCATTGTGTCGTGGAGGAATGCGGTGCCCTCTTCAGCACCCTGGATGGAGCCATCAAGCATGCCAA ttttcacttCCGAACTGAGGGTGGAACTGTGAAAAGTAACGCTGAGTCTACCTTCTCAACTACTACTGAGAATAAGGCTTCACTGGCCCCTTCATCACCATCTGCTACTTCTGTCACCATGGCAAGTGCTCCTGCCCTCGACGTGCCCACTCCAAGTCCAGCTACTGTACCCTCTGCCCCCACACTGCTAGCTTGGAAGCAGCTGGCTTCAACTATACCCCAGATGCCTCAGATCCCAGCATCAGTGCCTAACCTGGCAACTTCACCCTTGGCAACGACTTCCCTGGAGAATGCCAAGCCTCAGGTCAAACCCGGATTTCTCCAGTTCCAAGAGAA TGATCCCTGCCTGGCAACGGACTGCAAGTACGCCAACAAATTCCACTTCCACTGTCTCTTTGGGAACTGCAAGTATGTGTGCAAAACCTCTGGCAAAGCAGAATCCCACTGCCTGGACCACATCAACCCCAACAATAATTTGGTGAATGTGCGAGATCAGTTCGCTTACTATTCGCTGCAGTGTCTCTGTCCGAACCAG CACTGTGAATTCAGGATGCGAGGGCATTACCACTGTCTTCGTCCTGGCTGCTACTTTGTGACTAACATCACCACCAAGCTGCCCTGGCATGTGAAAAAACATgagaaggcagagagaagggCAGCCAATGGCTTCAAGTATTTTACCAAGCGAGAAGAGTGTGGCAGACTAG GTTGCAAATACAACCAGGTGAACAGCCACTTCCACTGCATTCGAGAGGGCTGCCAGTTCTCCTTCCTGCTCAAGCACCAAATGACATCCCATGCCAGAAAGCACATGAGAAGGATGCTGGGAAAGAACTTTGATCGTGTTCCTACTCAG GTTATTGGCCACACTCCAAGAAATGAAAATCTGCCCCAGGTTGGCAGCATggcacccagcccagcctcaTCAGGAACCCCAGCTTCCTTTCAGGGACCCCCAAGCATGATGGACACTGAAACAGATGAGTACATGGATTACACTGGCTGTAGCCCTGGGGGTATCTCCTCTGAATCTTCCAATATGGACCGCAGCTGCTCCAGCACTCCAGTGGGCAATGAAAGTACATCAGCAG GCTGCCTGGTTCCTTCTactgctactgctgctgccGATGATGCTACCCACAATGCACCACAACCTCAACCACCATCTCTGCCTCCATCTTTCTCACAAGCCCTGCTTAGgtctccccttcccaccctcccctATCTTTTCTCTCCATCTTGTCTCTCATACTCTCTGCTCAGTGCTACTCTTGGATCCAGCAGAGGCATTGTCATGCCTGCCGCCAGCACCACTGGGTTTTCGCCCATCATTGCCACTCCAACTCCAGTAAAAAGTGACGTTCCCTTAGTTCAGGATGCAGCAG gGAATACCATCACTATGCCAACTGCCTCAGGGGCCAAAAAGCGTTTCTGGATTATTGAGGACATGTCCCCGTTTGGCAAGCGCCGCAAGACTGCATCCTCACGCAAGATGCTGGATGAAGGGATGATGCTGGAGGGATTTCGGCGCTAtgacctctacgaggactgcAAGGACTCCAGCTGCCAATTCTCTCTCAAGGTTACCCACTACCACTGCACGCGGGAGAATTGTGGCTACAAGTTCTGTGGCCGTACCCACATGTATAAGCACGCCCAGCATCATGATCGTGTTGACAACCTGGTATTGGATGATTTCAAACGCTTCAAGTCTTCACTGAGTTGCAACTTCCCAGACTGTCAGTTCTCTGGCAATAGCACACACTTCCACTGTCTGCGTTGTGGCTTCCGCTGCACTGACAGCACTAAGGTGACAGCCCACCGTAAGCACCACGGCAAGCAGGACGTCATCAGTGCTGCTGGCTTCTGCCAGTTCAGCTCAAGCGTGGACTGCGAGGTGCCTGACTGCAAGTACAAACTCAAGTGCTCCCACTTCCATTGCACCTACCCTGGCTGTAAACACACAGTGGTGGGCATGTCACAGATGGACTCGCACAAGCGCAAACATGAGAAGCAGGAGCGAGGGGAACTTCCTGCCATCTCTCCTGGCCCTGAGGGCCTTGCCCACTCCACTCTCGAGTATGACATCCAGAACTCTTCCATCAACCTGGACAGTTCCCTCAACCTCAGCACTGACAACAAcagctccctcttcttcctgcagAATGCGGCTGGTGTAGGCCTCAATGATTCCCTGGACCTCAGCAAGAAGCAGTCAGAAGTCACTGAAGGTCCGTCAccgagcagagctgggaccgCACCTCAGGAGAGGGGGGCGGTAGCATCTGGCTCTGGTGATGTGGAGGACGAGGATGACTCTTCCCAAGAGGATGAAGAGGATGATGAGGAAGAGAtgaatgaagaagaggaggatgacgaagaggaggatgatgatgatgacgatGAGgaggatgatgaagaggaagacTTGAACACGGATTCTGAAGAATCGCTGCCTGACCCTGAGGGCCTGGCCACTAAAGAAGATGGAGAACCAGAGGAGGCTGCTTCTTCCACAGACCATGGCGATGCTTCCAGGCCACAAGGCGAGCCAGCCCTTAGTCCAGCCCCAactcctgctccagctgctgccccagcctctACCATTgctccagcagcttc